A single genomic interval of Peribacillus sp. FSL H8-0477 harbors:
- a CDS encoding ABC transporter substrate-binding protein, with the protein MKKTGWLFLSMFMLLSVILAGCGDDSKTSTGTKDGDSKDTGDKGAVMIYGRGGDSTDLDPAITTEGEAFIVTQQIYETLVGYEKDSTEIKGELAKDWEISEDALTYTFNLNEGIKFHDGTDFNAEAVVKNFQRWAQSKDEAKFAYYASMFGGFEGDEGHVIKEVKATDAKTVVFTLNRPQAPFLKNIAMSPFAIASPTAFEKEGDNFTKNPVGTGPFKFVSWKANDMIELTKNEEYWQEGLPKLAGVKFKVIKENATRLNALIKGEIDLMDGLNPSDMGKVEGDSKLQLFERPSMNVGYFGFNTEKEPFNKKEVRQAISHLINKEELIESFYEGTAEPAKNPMPPSVSGYNDSIEDYGYDEEKAKALLKEAGYEKGFKMDLWAMPVARPYMPDGQKVAEAIQANLKKVNIEANIVTFEWATYLEKVQAGEAPTFMLGWTGDNGDADNFLYTLLDKDTIGSNNYSRYVNEDVHKLLIEAQSTADEDKRNELYQEAQVIIHEEAPWVPLVHSKPQLAGIAGIKDFVPHPTGSQSFIDVSIDN; encoded by the coding sequence ATGAAAAAAACCGGTTGGTTATTCTTAAGTATGTTTATGCTATTATCAGTCATTTTAGCTGGCTGTGGAGACGACTCTAAGACGTCTACAGGTACTAAGGATGGAGACAGCAAGGATACAGGCGATAAAGGCGCTGTTATGATTTATGGACGAGGCGGCGATTCAACAGATCTTGATCCAGCAATTACTACAGAAGGGGAAGCGTTTATCGTAACCCAGCAGATTTATGAAACATTGGTAGGCTATGAAAAGGATAGTACAGAAATTAAGGGAGAACTGGCTAAAGACTGGGAGATTTCTGAAGATGCCCTGACGTACACGTTCAATCTGAATGAAGGAATTAAGTTCCACGATGGAACTGATTTTAATGCTGAAGCGGTCGTTAAGAACTTCCAGCGCTGGGCACAAAGTAAAGATGAAGCTAAATTTGCTTATTATGCGTCCATGTTTGGCGGTTTTGAAGGTGATGAAGGCCATGTAATTAAAGAAGTAAAAGCAACAGACGCTAAAACGGTTGTCTTTACTTTGAACCGTCCACAAGCACCATTTTTGAAAAATATCGCAATGAGTCCTTTTGCCATTGCCAGCCCGACGGCTTTTGAAAAAGAAGGAGATAATTTCACTAAAAATCCAGTAGGAACAGGTCCATTCAAATTTGTATCATGGAAAGCAAACGATATGATTGAATTGACAAAAAATGAAGAGTACTGGCAAGAAGGTCTGCCGAAGCTTGCAGGCGTTAAATTTAAAGTAATCAAAGAAAATGCCACTCGTTTAAATGCGCTGATCAAGGGTGAAATTGACTTGATGGATGGCTTAAATCCAAGTGATATGGGCAAAGTGGAAGGCGATAGCAAGCTGCAGCTGTTTGAACGCCCATCCATGAACGTAGGGTACTTCGGATTTAACACAGAGAAGGAACCATTTAATAAAAAAGAAGTTCGTCAAGCAATCTCTCATTTAATCAATAAAGAAGAATTAATTGAAAGTTTCTACGAAGGAACGGCTGAACCGGCAAAAAATCCAATGCCGCCATCTGTCAGCGGATATAACGATAGTATTGAAGATTATGGCTACGATGAAGAAAAAGCGAAGGCACTTTTAAAAGAAGCCGGTTATGAAAAAGGCTTCAAAATGGATCTTTGGGCTATGCCGGTCGCACGTCCTTACATGCCGGATGGACAAAAAGTTGCAGAAGCAATTCAAGCGAACCTGAAAAAAGTGAATATTGAAGCAAATATTGTGACGTTTGAGTGGGCTACGTATCTTGAAAAAGTACAGGCAGGTGAAGCGCCAACCTTTATGCTCGGCTGGACTGGGGATAATGGTGACGCTGATAACTTCCTTTACACATTGCTTGATAAAGACACAATTGGCTCAAATAACTATTCGCGCTATGTGAATGAAGATGTTCACAAATTATTAATTGAAGCTCAGTCTACTGCTGACGAAGACAAGCGTAATGAGCTGTATCAAGAGGCACAAGTTATTATCCATGAGGAAGCACCATGGGTTCCACTTGTACACTCTAAGCCGCAATTGGCTGGAATAGCAGGAATTAAAGATTTTGTACCGCATCCAACAGGTTCACAATCATTTATTGATGTATCTATCGATAATTAA
- a CDS encoding ABC transporter ATP-binding protein — protein sequence MTQPLVKVDNLKMHFPIKGGMLGKTIGQVKAVDGVSFSINKGETLGLVGESGCGKSTTGRMLLRLLEPSEGKVYFEGQDITNLPAAEMRKLRREMQMVFQDPFASLNPRHTVEKILEEPLIVHGMKDKKERKRRVKELLEVVGLSSYHAKRYPHQFSGGQRQRIGIARALAVNPKLIIADEPVSALDVSIQSQVLNLMQDLQKEFNLTYLFIAHDLGVVRHISDRVGVMYLGNMVEITESEKLYEKPLHPYTQALLSAVPIPDVTYQKERVVLQGDVPSPSNPPAGCPFHTRCPQAMEVCSSVKPVLQEYEPGHYVACHLYE from the coding sequence ATGACTCAGCCATTAGTTAAAGTAGACAATTTAAAAATGCATTTTCCCATTAAGGGGGGCATGCTCGGTAAAACCATTGGCCAAGTAAAAGCCGTGGATGGCGTGTCATTTTCGATTAATAAAGGAGAAACCCTAGGGCTGGTTGGAGAAAGCGGGTGCGGGAAATCTACGACAGGCAGAATGCTGCTGCGGCTTCTTGAACCAAGCGAAGGGAAGGTCTACTTTGAAGGTCAAGATATTACCAATTTGCCTGCGGCAGAAATGAGAAAACTTCGCCGTGAAATGCAGATGGTGTTTCAAGATCCTTTTGCTTCCCTTAATCCCCGCCATACGGTCGAGAAAATTCTCGAAGAACCGTTGATTGTTCATGGCATGAAGGATAAAAAGGAACGGAAACGCAGGGTCAAGGAACTTCTTGAGGTTGTAGGGTTAAGCAGTTATCATGCAAAACGCTATCCGCATCAATTCAGCGGCGGTCAGCGGCAGCGGATTGGGATTGCTCGTGCGCTGGCTGTGAATCCTAAACTGATTATTGCTGATGAACCCGTATCTGCACTCGATGTTTCGATTCAATCACAAGTGTTAAACCTCATGCAGGATTTGCAAAAAGAATTCAATTTAACCTATCTCTTTATTGCACATGACCTTGGGGTTGTTCGTCATATTAGTGACCGGGTAGGCGTGATGTATCTCGGGAATATGGTTGAAATAACGGAGAGTGAGAAGCTGTATGAAAAGCCTCTTCACCCTTATACTCAAGCCCTGTTATCTGCTGTCCCGATTCCAGATGTTACGTATCAAAAAGAACGAGTTGTTCTTCAAGGTGATGTGCCAAGCCCTTCAAATCCACCGGCTGGCTGTCCATTCCATACGCGTTGTCCTCAAGCGATGGAAGTTTGTTCATCTGTTAAACCTGTTCTGCAAGAATATGAACCTGGCCATTATGTAGCTTGTCATTTATATGAATGA
- a CDS encoding ABC transporter ATP-binding protein: protein MKSPIIEVKQLRTSFQTDDGSIPVVNSIDFHVLPGEVLGVVGESGCGKSVTSLSIMGLVEARTGKVEGEILFKGDNLANASEKKMRKIRGNEIAMIFQEPMTSLNPVFTIGQQLTESLRVHRKWGKKQASVRAVEMLKLVGLGRAEELLKQYPHQLSGGMRQRVMIAMAMICEPELLIADEPTTALDVTIQAQILELMKDLNKKTDTAILMITHDLGVVAEMCQRVIVMYAGRIVEEGDVRSVFQNPLHPYTVGLIQSIPDMRVKKDRLYSIPGNVPKPGSQNLGCQFAPRCAHAMSQCISETPALTNHENGQKVRCWLYEDGKGAGIHDSAIS from the coding sequence ATGAAGAGTCCAATTATCGAGGTTAAACAGCTGAGGACAAGCTTCCAAACCGATGATGGATCCATTCCGGTTGTGAATTCAATCGATTTTCACGTTTTGCCAGGCGAAGTGCTGGGAGTTGTAGGAGAATCCGGGTGTGGGAAGAGCGTCACCTCATTGTCGATTATGGGCTTAGTCGAAGCTCGAACAGGCAAGGTTGAAGGAGAAATTCTATTTAAAGGAGATAACCTTGCAAATGCCTCCGAAAAGAAAATGAGGAAAATCCGGGGCAATGAAATCGCCATGATTTTTCAGGAGCCAATGACAAGCTTAAATCCTGTTTTTACAATCGGACAGCAGCTTACTGAATCGCTTCGTGTACATAGAAAATGGGGAAAGAAACAAGCTTCTGTAAGAGCAGTTGAAATGCTGAAATTAGTTGGCCTTGGTCGTGCGGAAGAACTGCTGAAACAATATCCACATCAGCTTTCCGGGGGAATGAGACAACGGGTAATGATTGCAATGGCTATGATCTGTGAGCCGGAGCTTCTAATTGCCGATGAACCAACAACGGCGCTTGATGTAACCATTCAAGCCCAAATTCTTGAATTAATGAAGGACTTAAATAAGAAAACAGACACGGCGATTTTGATGATTACCCATGATTTGGGAGTAGTAGCGGAAATGTGCCAGCGTGTCATTGTCATGTATGCCGGCAGAATTGTAGAAGAAGGCGATGTCCGTTCTGTCTTTCAAAATCCACTGCATCCATATACGGTAGGGTTAATCCAGTCTATTCCAGACATGCGTGTGAAAAAGGACCGGCTCTATTCAATTCCCGGCAATGTACCTAAGCCAGGCAGCCAAAATCTAGGCTGTCAATTTGCTCCGCGGTGCGCCCATGCAATGAGTCAGTGTATCAGTGAAACGCCAGCCTTAACCAATCATGAAAATGGGCAAAAAGTTCGCTGTTGGCTATATGAAGACGGGAAGGGAGCCGGCATCCATGACTCAGCCATTAGTTAA
- the ssb gene encoding single-stranded DNA-binding protein produces the protein MINQVTIVGRLTRDPELKYTPEGKAVSNVTLAVNRNFKNQVGEYETDFVQCTLWRKTAENTVEYCRKGSLIGVTGRIQTRNYENQEGKKIYVTEVVAEMVRFVGPKQAESTPQEFEHIEL, from the coding sequence ATGATTAATCAAGTAACGATTGTAGGGCGCCTGACCAGAGATCCAGAACTCAAATATACACCGGAGGGAAAGGCTGTTTCGAATGTAACGCTGGCAGTAAACCGAAACTTTAAGAATCAAGTCGGTGAATATGAAACGGACTTTGTACAGTGCACACTCTGGCGTAAAACGGCAGAAAATACGGTTGAATATTGCCGAAAGGGTTCATTAATTGGGGTTACCGGCCGTATTCAAACCAGAAATTATGAAAATCAAGAAGGGAAAAAAATTTATGTAACAGAAGTGGTCGCAGAAATGGTCAGATTTGTCGGACCAAAGCAGGCTGAAAGCACGCCGCAGGAGTTTGAACACATCGAATTATAA
- a CDS encoding YwpF family protein, translating to MKSFKLISVQLISEDNQLVNVELTDGLIINKEDDNNTWIVESFLTEDGFSKIKDALPEINKEIMIQAVITKKDNDPAFMKTVLRKIKPINGHISLLFEGHLQKSRSKYAELLLKDLIEQGIVGNELIEHFKEKIRSRPQVVPSFKK from the coding sequence ATGAAATCATTTAAGTTAATTTCGGTTCAGCTAATCTCAGAGGACAACCAGTTAGTTAACGTTGAGTTAACCGATGGATTAATTATTAATAAAGAGGATGATAACAACACATGGATCGTTGAATCTTTCCTGACAGAAGATGGGTTTAGTAAAATTAAAGATGCCCTTCCTGAAATTAATAAAGAAATTATGATCCAGGCCGTGATCACTAAAAAGGATAATGATCCTGCTTTCATGAAGACCGTTTTACGAAAAATAAAACCAATCAATGGTCATATCAGTTTACTTTTCGAAGGACACCTGCAAAAGTCGCGCAGTAAATACGCTGAACTTTTATTAAAGGATCTTATAGAGCAAGGTATTGTCGGCAATGAATTGATTGAACATTTTAAAGAAAAAATCCGTTCACGTCCGCAAGTTGTCCCATCTTTCAAAAAATAA
- the fabZ gene encoding 3-hydroxyacyl-ACP dehydratase FabZ, which yields MLDIMEIKEIIQHRYPFLLVDRILEVEDGKRAVGIKNVSANEPFFNGHFPSYPVMPGVLIVEALAQVGAVAMLRQEEYKGRLAFFAGIDNCRFKRQVVPGDQLRLEVEITRIRGSVGKGKAIATVDGEVACETEIMFAFGDKE from the coding sequence ATGCTTGATATTATGGAAATAAAGGAAATTATACAGCATCGTTACCCATTTTTATTAGTTGATCGAATACTAGAAGTTGAAGATGGAAAAAGAGCAGTAGGCATCAAGAATGTGTCAGCTAACGAACCATTTTTCAATGGACACTTTCCAAGTTACCCAGTCATGCCGGGTGTACTAATCGTTGAAGCGTTAGCTCAAGTTGGAGCAGTAGCTATGCTCCGTCAAGAAGAATACAAGGGACGTCTAGCCTTCTTCGCTGGGATCGATAACTGCCGTTTTAAAAGACAAGTTGTGCCAGGTGATCAGCTTCGTTTAGAAGTAGAAATTACTCGAATCCGCGGTTCAGTAGGGAAAGGCAAAGCCATAGCTACAGTAGACGGCGAGGTTGCCTGTGAAACAGAAATTATGTTTGCATTTGGCGATAAAGAATAA
- a CDS encoding DNA-directed RNA polymerase subunit beta, whose translation MTRETYKKELEAQKETRPNRRIRIRMLPIWLRVLIVVLLIVLAVTLGAMFGYGVMGGGDAMEIFDKSTWTHILDLVNKEE comes from the coding sequence ATGACCCGAGAAACATATAAAAAAGAGCTAGAAGCTCAAAAAGAAACGAGACCAAATAGGCGTATAAGAATCAGAATGCTGCCGATTTGGCTGAGGGTTTTGATTGTCGTACTTTTAATAGTATTAGCCGTTACATTAGGAGCTATGTTTGGATATGGAGTAATGGGCGGCGGGGACGCTATGGAGATTTTCGATAAATCAACCTGGACTCATATTCTCGATCTTGTCAATAAAGAGGAATAG
- a CDS encoding flagellar hook-basal body protein, whose product MNRMMITATNTLGQLQHKLDSIGNNIANVDTTGFKRSETSFNDLLVQQFNNMGDTASEIGRLTPNGIRQGNGAKLGQAQQVLTQGALKSTNRDLDMAFTKPDLFFTVRTEDEKGISTAYTRDGAFYLTPTGNTDEMMLVTGDGNAVLDEYQDPIIISGSLKNLVISKSGQLSAAKDDGSVQTFNLGVVSIKKPQFMEKTSGNLLSFPNDLNVQEAEVFDTLNGGLREEITLTQGSLENSNVDLSKEMTDLINVQRQYQFQSRAISMADQMSGLVNGIR is encoded by the coding sequence ATGAATCGTATGATGATTACAGCAACGAACACACTAGGCCAGCTTCAACATAAGTTGGATAGTATCGGCAATAATATCGCGAATGTTGATACAACAGGATTTAAGCGAAGCGAAACCAGCTTCAATGATTTGCTCGTTCAACAGTTCAATAATATGGGGGATACAGCTTCTGAAATAGGCAGACTGACGCCGAACGGAATCCGCCAAGGCAATGGTGCTAAATTGGGTCAGGCGCAGCAGGTGCTGACACAAGGCGCGTTAAAGTCAACGAACCGTGATTTAGATATGGCATTTACGAAGCCCGATTTGTTTTTCACGGTACGTACCGAGGATGAAAAAGGGATAAGTACTGCCTATACAAGAGATGGTGCTTTTTATCTGACACCCACTGGGAATACGGATGAAATGATGCTTGTTACCGGTGATGGAAATGCAGTATTAGATGAATATCAAGATCCAATTATCATTAGCGGCAGCCTTAAGAACCTTGTTATTTCAAAAAGTGGCCAGCTGTCTGCTGCTAAAGATGATGGCAGTGTTCAGACCTTTAATCTAGGCGTTGTCTCGATAAAGAAACCACAATTCATGGAAAAAACCAGTGGAAACTTATTGAGTTTTCCAAATGATTTAAACGTTCAAGAAGCCGAAGTTTTCGACACGCTGAATGGCGGTCTGCGTGAAGAGATTACTCTTACACAAGGCTCACTCGAAAATTCGAATGTTGATCTTTCGAAAGAAATGACTGATTTAATAAATGTTCAGCGCCAGTATCAATTTCAATCGAGGGCAATTTCAATGGCTGACCAAATGTCTGGCTTGGTAAATGGAATTCGGTAA
- a CDS encoding flagellar hook-basal body protein, protein MLRGFYTAASGMLAQQRQTEMLTNNLANANTTGFKADQSSIRSFPEMLLQRMESKNIPTDNSLQLPVSKNVGSISTGVYVQDVTPLFSQGDVQETELKTDIALINGTMPADANGKMGTVMFVVENSNGEMRYTRNGNFTLDGTGYLTTSEGNYVLNQNNERIQLNSDDFTINQDGTISENNQAVARLGVAFAENPDSLVKEGGGLFRAADAELTDAYNEAEVSFTLNQGVLEGSNVDESQTMTELMAAYRSFEANQKMLQAYDRSMDKAVNEVGKLG, encoded by the coding sequence ATGTTAAGAGGGTTCTACACTGCAGCTTCGGGAATGCTAGCGCAGCAGCGCCAAACTGAAATGCTGACAAATAACCTGGCTAATGCAAACACTACCGGGTTTAAAGCAGATCAGTCAAGTATACGATCTTTTCCTGAAATGCTTTTGCAGCGGATGGAAAGCAAAAATATACCAACAGATAACTCCTTACAATTACCGGTTAGTAAAAATGTCGGATCAATAAGTACAGGGGTGTATGTTCAGGACGTTACGCCGTTATTCTCACAAGGTGATGTTCAGGAAACTGAATTGAAAACAGATATCGCTCTGATTAACGGAACGATGCCTGCTGACGCAAACGGTAAGATGGGAACGGTCATGTTCGTTGTAGAAAACAGCAACGGTGAAATGCGTTATACGCGTAATGGTAATTTTACTCTTGATGGAACAGGGTATTTAACCACGTCTGAAGGAAATTACGTATTGAATCAAAATAATGAGCGTATCCAACTGAATAGTGATGACTTCACCATTAATCAAGACGGCACCATATCGGAGAACAATCAAGCAGTTGCCCGTTTAGGCGTTGCATTTGCTGAGAACCCTGATTCACTTGTTAAAGAAGGAGGCGGCTTATTCCGGGCTGCTGATGCCGAATTAACGGATGCATATAATGAGGCAGAAGTTTCTTTTACACTCAATCAAGGTGTCCTTGAGGGCTCGAATGTAGATGAATCACAGACGATGACTGAACTGATGGCTGCGTATCGTTCATTTGAAGCAAATCAAAAGATGCTTCAAGCTTATGACCGCAGCATGGATAAAGCAGTCAATGAAGTTGGTAAGCTAGGCTGA
- a CDS encoding rod shape-determining protein, whose product MFARDIGIDLGTANVLIHVKGKGIVLNEPSVVAIDKNTNRVLAVGEEARKMVGRTPGNIVAIRPLKDGVIADFDVTESMLKHFINKLNVKGFLSKPRILICCPTNITSVEQKAIKEAAEKSGGKKIFLEEEPKVAAIGAGMDIFQPSGNMVVDIGGGTTDIAVLSMGDIVTSSSIKMAGDKFDNEILNYVKRKYKLLIGERTSENIKIQVATVFPGSRNEEIDIRGRDMVSGLPRTITINSVEIEEALREQIAVIVQAAKSVLERTPPELSADIIDRGVILTGGGALLHGIDLLLAEELKVPVLVAENPMDCVAIGTGIMLDNMDKLPRHKFG is encoded by the coding sequence ATGTTTGCTAGAGATATTGGAATAGATCTTGGAACAGCGAATGTTCTGATACATGTTAAAGGTAAAGGAATTGTGTTGAATGAACCGTCTGTAGTGGCGATTGATAAGAATACAAATCGTGTTCTAGCGGTAGGAGAAGAAGCCCGCAAAATGGTAGGACGTACACCTGGAAACATTGTGGCTATCCGACCTTTGAAGGATGGAGTTATTGCAGATTTTGATGTAACGGAATCAATGTTAAAACATTTCATTAATAAATTGAATGTAAAGGGTTTCCTATCAAAACCAAGAATTCTAATTTGCTGCCCGACAAATATTACATCTGTTGAGCAAAAAGCAATTAAAGAAGCTGCTGAAAAGAGCGGTGGTAAGAAAATATTCCTTGAAGAAGAGCCTAAAGTCGCAGCAATCGGCGCTGGAATGGACATCTTCCAGCCAAGCGGGAATATGGTTGTTGATATTGGTGGAGGAACAACGGATATTGCTGTACTTTCCATGGGTGATATCGTTACCTCATCTTCAATAAAAATGGCTGGAGACAAGTTTGATAATGAAATACTGAACTATGTCAAACGCAAATACAAGCTGTTAATCGGTGAGCGTACTTCAGAGAATATCAAAATTCAAGTGGCAACTGTTTTTCCAGGTTCCCGTAATGAAGAAATTGATATTCGCGGACGTGACATGGTGTCCGGACTTCCTAGAACAATCACGATTAACTCTGTCGAAATCGAAGAAGCACTACGTGAGCAAATAGCTGTCATTGTGCAAGCTGCTAAGAGTGTGCTTGAACGGACTCCTCCTGAACTTTCCGCAGATATTATAGACCGCGGTGTCATTTTAACAGGCGGTGGAGCATTGCTGCACGGGATTGATTTACTGCTGGCTGAAGAATTAAAAGTTCCTGTACTTGTTGCAGAAAATCCAATGGACTGTGTAGCAATTGGAACAGGTATTATGCTTGATAATATGGACAAGCTGCCTAGACATAAATTCGGATAA
- the spoIIID gene encoding sporulation transcriptional regulator SpoIIID — translation MHDYIKERTIKIGKYIVETRKTVRVIAKEFGVSKSTVHKDLTERLPEINPELATLVKDILDYHKSIRHLRGGEATKLKYKRSDREEEIVK, via the coding sequence GTGCACGATTACATCAAAGAAAGAACTATCAAGATTGGTAAGTATATCGTGGAAACAAGGAAGACGGTTCGCGTTATCGCGAAAGAGTTTGGGGTATCGAAAAGTACGGTTCATAAAGATCTGACAGAAAGGCTGCCTGAAATTAATCCCGAGCTGGCCACATTGGTAAAAGATATTCTTGATTATCATAAATCGATTCGTCATTTACGGGGCGGGGAAGCGACTAAGCTGAAATATAAGCGTTCAGATCGAGAAGAAGAAATTGTAAAGTGA
- a CDS encoding M23 family metallopeptidase, which produces MREEEKNTSQKSRFQRILKKRWTMPAIYLASAAIILSAVLWYQNSDNQTAENGKDKETAETAKDFNQPSVEVNSKLESIKMPVADASATVIKKNFYDKNADKAEQEAALVYYNNRYEPNKGIDVAARDNKAFDVVASISGEVTKVEDDSLNGNLVEVEHEDGVVTRYQSIQDIEVKVGEKVKQGEKLAVAGQSLINEDAGVHVHFEIRKDGVAVNPIDFMDKQPTSIPSDTKAESNDSDKGAVPADENPELEKGTDIPDSEKSDEPTNQDEEDTTGNQDN; this is translated from the coding sequence ATGAGAGAGGAAGAAAAGAATACTTCTCAAAAATCTAGATTCCAACGAATACTAAAAAAACGTTGGACAATGCCAGCTATTTATCTTGCAAGTGCCGCTATTATTTTGTCTGCTGTGCTTTGGTATCAAAATAGCGATAATCAAACTGCAGAAAATGGGAAAGACAAAGAAACGGCAGAAACGGCTAAGGACTTCAATCAGCCTTCCGTTGAGGTAAACAGCAAACTTGAATCTATTAAGATGCCAGTAGCCGACGCTTCAGCCACGGTCATTAAGAAAAACTTCTATGATAAAAATGCTGACAAAGCAGAACAAGAAGCAGCACTCGTTTATTACAACAATAGATATGAGCCGAATAAAGGGATCGATGTAGCTGCAAGAGACAACAAAGCTTTTGACGTTGTTGCTTCCATCAGTGGTGAAGTAACAAAAGTTGAAGACGATTCCTTAAATGGAAATCTTGTTGAAGTGGAACATGAAGATGGTGTGGTGACTCGATATCAATCCATTCAAGATATCGAAGTGAAAGTTGGAGAAAAAGTGAAGCAAGGTGAAAAACTTGCGGTTGCTGGACAAAGTCTAATTAATGAAGACGCTGGCGTTCATGTACACTTTGAAATCCGCAAAGACGGGGTAGCTGTTAATCCAATTGATTTTATGGATAAACAACCAACAAGCATTCCTTCTGACACTAAAGCCGAAAGCAATGACAGTGACAAAGGTGCTGTACCCGCAGATGAAAATCCGGAATTAGAAAAAGGGACAGATATCCCTGATTCAGAAAAATCCGATGAACCAACAAACCAAGATGAAGAAGATACAACTGGTAACCAAGATAATTAA
- a CDS encoding VanZ family protein, translating into MKAFLRIVLSIIPFIYMALIWYMSSNPDDLILDLPSSATDRFIKEALHLIEFAILYVLFVVALAANHKLTAAASLTAAIIAGLYGITDELHQSFVPARSATLIDAIKDIVGVLAVYFHIQYHYFKHHRGFLTVIERILPKKQRDV; encoded by the coding sequence ATGAAAGCATTCTTACGTATTGTTCTTTCGATTATTCCATTTATTTATATGGCGCTTATTTGGTATATGTCCAGCAACCCTGATGATTTAATTCTTGATTTGCCATCCTCTGCTACAGACCGGTTCATCAAAGAAGCTCTTCATCTAATCGAATTTGCCATCCTTTATGTATTATTTGTCGTGGCTCTTGCGGCTAATCATAAGCTCACAGCCGCTGCCAGTCTAACAGCAGCGATTATTGCAGGGCTTTACGGGATTACTGATGAACTCCATCAATCCTTTGTTCCCGCGCGCTCAGCCACCCTCATAGACGCAATAAAGGACATTGTCGGTGTATTGGCCGTTTATTTCCACATTCAATATCATTACTTTAAGCACCATAGAGGCTTTTTAACGGTTATTGAAAGAATTTTGCCTAAAAAACAGCGGGACGTATAA
- the spoIID gene encoding stage II sporulation protein D → MKAFKPMVNLFLVVAFVVIIIPAVLVLPFSSDTSDGKLAENLNEQKNGEKKAKKVDSAPEIDVAVYRSSIEEIQEIPLETYLVGVVSAEMPIKFELEALKAQALAARTYIVNQLVSGNRLGVPKGADVTDTVLHQVYKDEAELKKNWGTNYSRNLKKVKNAVKQTESQVLTYNGKPITATFFSTSNGYTENSEDYWSSPYPYLKSVSSPWDKESPEFHHKTVIPLANFENKLGVKLPTGETVGSVKSRTAGKRVASVEIGGKKLTGQQIREKLGLSSTDFTWERKGNQIVISTKGYGHGVGMSQYGANGMAEEGKNYKEIVQYYYQGVKIQSSATMLNTVTAKK, encoded by the coding sequence TTGAAAGCATTTAAACCGATGGTCAATCTATTTTTAGTAGTAGCGTTTGTAGTTATCATCATCCCAGCCGTACTTGTACTTCCCTTTTCATCAGATACTTCAGACGGAAAACTAGCGGAGAATTTAAATGAACAGAAAAACGGTGAAAAGAAAGCCAAGAAAGTCGATTCAGCACCGGAGATTGATGTGGCTGTCTATCGATCTTCTATTGAAGAGATTCAAGAGATTCCACTAGAAACCTATTTGGTAGGGGTAGTTTCAGCTGAGATGCCCATAAAATTTGAATTAGAGGCATTAAAGGCACAAGCCTTAGCGGCAAGGACATACATTGTGAATCAACTGGTCAGCGGGAACCGATTAGGGGTGCCTAAGGGAGCAGACGTAACAGATACTGTTCTGCATCAAGTATACAAGGACGAAGCTGAACTAAAGAAAAACTGGGGAACGAATTATTCAAGAAACCTCAAAAAAGTAAAAAACGCAGTCAAACAAACTGAAAGCCAAGTATTAACCTATAATGGCAAACCGATAACGGCTACCTTCTTTTCTACAAGCAATGGTTACACAGAGAACTCAGAAGATTATTGGAGCAGTCCGTATCCCTATTTAAAAAGTGTCTCGAGTCCTTGGGATAAAGAATCACCAGAGTTTCATCATAAAACAGTTATTCCTCTCGCTAACTTTGAAAACAAGCTAGGCGTTAAGCTGCCAACAGGAGAGACAGTCGGATCGGTGAAGAGTCGAACAGCAGGAAAACGGGTAGCAAGCGTTGAAATCGGAGGAAAAAAACTGACTGGGCAGCAAATTAGAGAAAAATTAGGTTTATCCTCTACGGATTTCACCTGGGAACGTAAGGGTAATCAAATTGTTATATCTACGAAAGGCTATGGCCATGGAGTCGGAATGAGTCAGTATGGAGCAAACGGTATGGCTGAAGAAGGCAAAAACTACAAAGAGATTGTTCAATACTATTATCAGGGTGTTAAGATCCAATCATCCGCCACTATGCTCAATACAGTCACGGCGAAAAAATAA